The Caballeronia sp. TF1N1 genome includes a window with the following:
- a CDS encoding sigma-54 dependent transcriptional regulator yields MHGENRTLYYAGRTVSEELSERLHARGWTIEQIDPAKPPKAARHGKRAAAGIVDLTKRGLAKDTAVVAELLALCQIGWVATVDAEHVENPEICRLIRDFCFDYVTVPSSADRIVDAVGHAYGMVALHDTASSATGNESRKDDGKEGSMVGSCDAMQALYRSIRKVAMTDAPVFISGESGTGKELTAVAIHERSVRRDQPFVAINCGAIPPHLLQSELFGYERGAFTGANQRKIGRVEAADGGTLFLDEIGDLPLESQASLLRFLQERKIERLGGQTSTDVDVRIISATHVDMQTAMIEGRFRADLYHRLCVLQIDEPPLRVRGKDIELLANHMLDRYRKDASRRLRGFSPCAIAALHNYGWPGNVRELINRVRRAIVMAEGRQILASDLELGEYAEAAPTTLAQAREAAERQAIEVALLRHRGRLGEAADELGISRVTLYRMLTAYGLRAKADRALEASSA; encoded by the coding sequence ATGCACGGGGAAAACAGGACGCTTTATTATGCCGGGCGCACCGTATCGGAAGAACTTTCCGAGCGCTTGCATGCTCGCGGCTGGACGATTGAGCAAATCGATCCCGCCAAGCCACCTAAAGCCGCCCGTCATGGCAAGCGCGCTGCCGCCGGCATTGTCGACCTGACTAAACGCGGGCTCGCAAAAGATACGGCCGTTGTCGCCGAATTGCTTGCACTCTGCCAGATTGGCTGGGTTGCAACCGTCGACGCCGAGCATGTCGAGAATCCCGAGATCTGTCGGCTTATCCGCGACTTCTGCTTCGATTACGTGACCGTGCCTTCATCGGCGGATCGCATAGTCGATGCAGTCGGTCATGCATATGGCATGGTCGCCTTGCACGATACGGCAAGCAGCGCGACCGGCAACGAATCGCGTAAGGACGATGGCAAGGAAGGCAGCATGGTCGGTTCATGTGACGCCATGCAGGCGCTTTATCGATCAATCCGTAAAGTCGCCATGACGGACGCACCGGTGTTCATTTCCGGCGAATCAGGCACCGGCAAGGAATTAACGGCGGTTGCAATTCATGAACGCTCGGTACGTCGCGATCAACCATTCGTCGCAATCAACTGCGGCGCCATACCACCTCATCTGCTTCAATCCGAATTGTTCGGCTACGAGCGCGGCGCATTTACGGGCGCAAATCAACGCAAGATCGGCCGTGTGGAGGCCGCGGATGGCGGTACGCTCTTTCTCGATGAAATCGGCGATCTGCCGCTCGAGAGTCAAGCGAGTCTCTTGCGCTTTCTTCAAGAACGCAAAATTGAACGTCTTGGCGGCCAGACCTCTACGGACGTGGATGTGCGCATCATTTCGGCCACGCACGTCGATATGCAAACCGCGATGATCGAAGGCCGTTTTCGCGCGGACTTGTACCACCGTTTGTGCGTCTTGCAGATCGACGAGCCCCCTTTGCGCGTACGCGGCAAGGATATCGAACTGCTCGCCAATCATATGCTCGATCGCTATAGAAAAGATGCGAGCCGACGCTTGCGTGGCTTCTCGCCGTGCGCCATCGCGGCGCTTCACAATTACGGCTGGCCGGGCAATGTGCGTGAATTGATCAATCGCGTGCGTCGCGCCATTGTCATGGCGGAAGGACGTCAGATTCTCGCTAGCGATCTCGAACTCGGCGAATACGCCGAAGCTGCGCCGACGACGCTTGCGCAAGCACGCGAAGCCGCAGAGCGGCAAGCCATTGAAGTCGCACTCTTGCGTCATCGCGGCCGCTTGGGTGAAGCGGCCGATGAGTTGGGCATTTCGCGAGTCACGCTTTATCGTATGTTGACGGCTTATGGTCTGCGCGCTAAAGCAGATCGCGCGCTTGAGGCATCGAGCGCTTAA
- a CDS encoding amidohydrolase family protein has protein sequence MIIDCHGHYTTSPPEHETWRTKQIAALKDGVPVPPRPSISDDQIRETIQNGQLRVQGGRGIDLTIFSPRAAGMGHHLGDASANEAWSKECNDLIHRVVSLFPRQFIGVCQLPQAPGVDPANCIAELRRCVEEMGFIGCNLNPDPSGGHWSGLPMTDRHWYPLYEALVELDVPAMIHVSSSCNPNFHATGAHYINGDTSVFMQLLAGNLFKDFPTLKFIIPHGGGAVPYHWGRYRGLAQDMKQPRLDEHLLNNVFFDTCVYHQPGAELLAKVIPAKNILFASETIGAVQGIDPETGHHYDDTRRYIDGIAWLADEDRQRIFEHNARTVYARLDSQIARQSSRQGVSQ, from the coding sequence ATGATCATCGATTGTCACGGTCACTACACCACGTCACCGCCAGAACACGAAACCTGGCGTACGAAGCAGATCGCCGCGCTGAAGGACGGCGTGCCCGTGCCGCCTCGTCCATCGATCAGCGACGACCAGATACGCGAAACCATCCAAAACGGGCAATTACGCGTGCAGGGCGGACGCGGTATAGACCTCACGATTTTCTCGCCGCGTGCGGCCGGCATGGGCCACCATCTCGGCGATGCAAGCGCCAACGAAGCATGGTCGAAGGAATGCAACGACCTCATTCATCGCGTGGTGTCGCTGTTCCCGCGGCAATTCATCGGCGTATGTCAGTTGCCTCAGGCACCGGGCGTCGATCCTGCAAATTGCATTGCCGAGCTGCGACGCTGTGTCGAAGAGATGGGCTTCATCGGCTGCAATCTCAATCCCGATCCTTCGGGCGGCCACTGGTCCGGTTTGCCGATGACCGACCGCCACTGGTATCCGCTCTACGAAGCGCTCGTCGAACTCGACGTGCCTGCGATGATCCACGTGTCGTCATCGTGCAATCCCAACTTTCATGCGACGGGCGCGCACTACATCAACGGCGATACCTCGGTGTTCATGCAGTTGCTGGCGGGTAATCTCTTCAAGGACTTTCCGACGCTGAAGTTCATCATTCCGCACGGCGGCGGCGCGGTGCCGTATCACTGGGGACGTTATCGCGGGCTGGCGCAAGACATGAAGCAGCCGCGTCTCGATGAGCATTTGCTCAACAACGTGTTCTTCGATACCTGCGTTTATCACCAGCCTGGCGCCGAGTTGCTTGCCAAGGTCATTCCGGCGAAGAACATCCTTTTCGCTTCGGAGACGATCGGCGCGGTGCAGGGTATCGATCCAGAAACGGGTCATCACTACGACGATACGCGCCGCTATATCGACGGCATTGCATGGCTCGCGGATGAAGACCGGCAGCGTATCTTCGAGCACAACGCGCGCACTGTCTATGCGCGTCTCGATTCACAAATCGCACGTCAAAGCTCACGGCAAGGAGTCTCGCAATGA
- a CDS encoding VC0807 family protein: protein MKKIKPALALELVANLLLPWVAYRLALPHWGNVGALYASAAPPLAWSLFEFTRSRRVDAVSVLVLFGIALSIVLLALGGSPRILLVRESLASGATGVVFLVSMLFERPLIFYLARATVARQQKGGAERFEGYWRDSAALRGSLRLMTLVWGVGLSIETALRFWLAWNWPVERYLVVSPFISYAIYGSLLAWTFWFRGRLVNRQRGGDPSRDSLLG from the coding sequence ATGAAAAAGATCAAACCCGCACTGGCACTGGAACTCGTCGCCAACCTGCTGCTGCCGTGGGTTGCATATCGCCTTGCCCTGCCGCATTGGGGCAACGTCGGCGCGCTCTATGCGTCCGCCGCGCCACCACTTGCATGGAGCCTATTCGAGTTCACGCGCTCACGGCGCGTCGATGCGGTCTCCGTGCTGGTGCTGTTCGGCATTGCTCTCTCTATCGTTTTGCTCGCGCTCGGCGGCAGTCCGCGTATCCTGCTCGTGCGCGAATCGCTTGCGTCGGGCGCGACGGGCGTCGTATTTCTCGTGTCGATGCTGTTCGAGCGTCCACTGATCTTCTATCTCGCGCGCGCAACCGTCGCACGCCAACAGAAAGGCGGTGCCGAGCGTTTCGAGGGTTACTGGCGCGACAGCGCAGCGCTGCGCGGCTCATTGCGACTCATGACGCTCGTCTGGGGCGTTGGACTGTCCATCGAAACGGCGTTGCGGTTCTGGTTAGCGTGGAACTGGCCCGTCGAACGCTACCTCGTCGTCTCGCCTTTCATCAGCTACGCAATCTATGGCAGTCTGCTCGCATGGACGTTCTGGTTTCGGGGACGACTCGTCAATCGGCAGCGTGGAGGCGATCCGTCGCGGGATAGCTTGCTTGGCTGA
- a CDS encoding hybrid sensor histidine kinase/response regulator: MSSRQSLTFRMTAFIVAVCVLLIGTDVWRSIAARRVQLEEMTTATANLARAMAQHANDTFKEADTTLIGMVERVEQEGTEPAALERLHRSLVTRVEQLPQLNGLFIYDKNGAWLVNSRPALSQRFNNADREYFEYHRTHTGRGPHIGLPVKSRSSGKWIVPISRRIDAPDGSFAGVALATIDVAFFSRFYDSLDLGQGGAAALVSNDGAMIVRRPFEDRFVGKSMVDTTLFRMHRADSRSGSFITSSSQDGVTRLNSYRELEDYPLFVAAALSRDEIIAPWWRDTLWHAAVTALLALALALFGFKIVRQITSRIKIEQELARSLATTRTVLDTAINPIITVDERGAIRSFNTAGEKVFGYAASELIGQNIRLLVPPAWLETYNEYITQFTTGTGVPTANGELAGLRKDGTSFPAHVSTGAMQLDGALHFVCVITDISRQKKERGELADARDQLLLAADIAELGIWSWDIVTGRLHWTPRMFEIYGYPPELLDHGLNIEHWQQRIHPDDRDATLQSLQAAIDGAPVVMPPFRIVLANGAIRRIQSGLRIQRDASGRAVSMTGVNYDVTDQYELEYHLRHAKEQADAASAAKSTFLANMSHEIRTPMNAVLGMLHLVQLTSLNRRQQDYVSKAETAAKSLLNLLNDILDYSKIEAGKLQLDSHPFEPEKLMEELGVVLSGNQGTKDVEVLFDLDPELPDTLLGDGFRLQQVLINLAGNALKFTTAGQIVVSVHGIEAVKDASVRVRVAVSDSGIGISALQLERIFEGFTQAEASTTRRFGGSGLGLVICKRLVAMMGGELQVESEVGVGSRFWFDIEFGIQSAVHKIQTDDIDFDHPVRLLIADDNPIAGEILLRTVRSLGWHADVVESGIEAVERIGDAARDNQPYDIALMDWRMPGLDGLNAARLIHTMKGRAAPPLVLLVTAFGREVLRETQEGGAPPFAGFLTKPVTPKQLVAAIHVARSNANDKEALPVPVSAPRTRRLAGLELLVVEDNALNRQVAEGLLRAEGATVTLAESGREGVNAVLHGNARFDAVLMDVQMPDLDGLEATRLIRADGRFGALPIIAMTANASNADRDTCLAAGMNDHVGKPIDVERLVAVLSARAVVEDAASSHAEDDDIVEPSASLLARFGGNHDLIRNAIDGFGPQTAKHLTRLVARLAARDVQGVASVLHTLKGSAGTVGASALAKLAARLENDLKASDDTARALASIDAQLARMQQLLATSVERLTQAFPQRHASTQEKPQIQPLADEDWRARLNDIVALLDSSNLQAIAMSESLWPQAPDDQRVAFEQLLARVRALDFERASRLARDMLEQN, from the coding sequence GTGTCCAGTCGCCAATCCCTCACTTTCAGAATGACGGCCTTCATCGTGGCCGTCTGTGTCCTGCTGATCGGCACCGACGTGTGGCGCAGCATCGCCGCGCGGCGCGTGCAGCTCGAAGAAATGACCACGGCCACGGCCAACCTCGCGCGCGCCATGGCGCAGCATGCAAACGACACCTTCAAGGAAGCCGATACCACGCTCATCGGCATGGTCGAACGTGTCGAGCAGGAAGGCACCGAACCGGCCGCGCTCGAACGGCTGCATCGCTCGCTCGTGACGCGGGTCGAACAGTTGCCTCAACTCAACGGTCTTTTCATCTACGACAAAAACGGCGCGTGGCTCGTCAACTCGCGCCCGGCGCTCAGCCAACGTTTCAACAATGCCGACCGCGAGTATTTTGAATACCATCGCACGCACACCGGGCGCGGGCCGCATATCGGCTTGCCGGTGAAGAGCCGCTCGTCCGGCAAGTGGATCGTGCCGATATCGCGGCGCATCGATGCGCCCGACGGCAGCTTCGCCGGCGTGGCGCTCGCCACCATCGACGTGGCCTTCTTCTCGCGCTTCTACGACAGTCTCGACCTCGGCCAGGGCGGCGCGGCGGCGCTGGTTTCGAATGACGGCGCGATGATCGTGCGCCGACCGTTCGAGGACCGTTTCGTCGGTAAGAGCATGGTCGACACGACGCTCTTTCGCATGCATCGCGCCGATAGCCGCTCAGGAAGCTTCATAACCAGTTCGTCGCAGGATGGCGTCACGCGTCTGAACAGTTATCGCGAGCTCGAGGATTACCCGCTTTTCGTGGCGGCGGCGCTCTCGCGTGACGAGATCATCGCACCGTGGTGGCGCGACACGCTTTGGCATGCGGCGGTCACCGCATTGCTGGCACTTGCGCTCGCGCTGTTCGGCTTCAAGATCGTGCGGCAGATTACGAGCCGCATCAAGATCGAGCAGGAGCTCGCGCGCAGTCTTGCCACTACCCGAACCGTACTCGATACGGCGATCAACCCGATCATCACCGTCGACGAACGCGGCGCGATTCGCTCGTTCAACACGGCGGGAGAGAAGGTCTTCGGCTATGCCGCGAGCGAACTGATCGGACAGAACATCCGCCTGCTCGTGCCGCCGGCCTGGCTCGAAACGTATAACGAATACATAACGCAATTCACTACGGGCACCGGCGTGCCCACGGCGAATGGCGAACTCGCCGGACTTCGCAAGGACGGCACGTCGTTCCCCGCTCATGTCTCCACGGGCGCGATGCAACTAGATGGCGCTTTGCATTTTGTATGCGTCATTACGGACATCTCGCGGCAAAAGAAGGAACGCGGTGAACTCGCCGATGCGCGCGACCAGCTGTTGCTCGCGGCCGATATCGCCGAACTCGGTATCTGGTCATGGGACATAGTTACCGGGCGGCTGCACTGGACGCCGCGCATGTTCGAGATTTACGGCTATCCGCCCGAACTACTCGACCACGGATTGAATATCGAGCACTGGCAGCAGCGCATCCACCCGGACGATCGTGACGCGACGCTGCAAAGTTTGCAGGCGGCCATCGACGGAGCGCCTGTCGTCATGCCACCTTTTCGCATCGTTCTGGCGAATGGCGCGATCCGGCGCATTCAAAGCGGACTGCGCATTCAACGCGATGCGAGCGGCCGCGCCGTCTCGATGACCGGCGTAAATTACGACGTCACCGATCAATACGAACTCGAATACCACCTGCGTCACGCGAAGGAACAGGCCGATGCAGCGAGCGCGGCCAAATCCACCTTCCTCGCCAACATGAGCCACGAGATCCGTACGCCGATGAATGCGGTCCTCGGCATGCTGCATCTGGTGCAACTGACTTCGCTCAATCGTCGTCAGCAAGACTACGTGAGCAAAGCCGAAACCGCGGCCAAGTCGCTCCTCAACCTGCTCAACGACATTCTCGATTATTCGAAGATCGAAGCAGGCAAGCTGCAACTCGACAGTCATCCGTTCGAGCCTGAAAAGCTGATGGAAGAACTCGGCGTCGTACTCTCCGGTAATCAAGGCACGAAGGACGTGGAAGTACTGTTCGACCTCGACCCGGAATTGCCCGACACGCTCTTGGGCGACGGCTTTCGCCTGCAGCAAGTGCTCATCAACCTTGCGGGCAACGCGCTCAAGTTCACGACGGCCGGGCAGATCGTCGTGAGCGTGCACGGCATCGAAGCGGTCAAAGACGCGTCGGTGCGCGTGCGCGTGGCGGTTAGCGATAGCGGCATCGGCATCAGCGCGCTTCAGCTCGAACGCATTTTCGAAGGCTTCACGCAAGCGGAAGCATCGACTACACGCCGTTTCGGCGGCTCCGGGCTAGGACTCGTGATCTGCAAACGGCTCGTCGCGATGATGGGCGGCGAACTGCAGGTAGAGAGCGAAGTGGGCGTGGGCAGCCGCTTCTGGTTCGATATTGAATTCGGCATTCAATCGGCGGTACACAAAATACAAACGGATGACATCGACTTCGATCATCCGGTGCGCCTCCTGATCGCCGACGACAACCCCATCGCGGGCGAAATCCTGTTGCGCACGGTGCGCTCGCTGGGATGGCACGCCGATGTGGTCGAGAGCGGCATCGAAGCCGTGGAACGCATCGGCGATGCGGCACGCGACAACCAGCCTTACGACATCGCCCTGATGGACTGGCGCATGCCAGGGCTCGACGGTTTGAATGCCGCACGCCTGATCCACACGATGAAAGGCCGCGCCGCGCCGCCGCTCGTGTTGCTCGTCACCGCTTTCGGACGCGAAGTGCTGAGGGAAACGCAAGAAGGCGGCGCGCCGCCCTTCGCCGGCTTTTTGACCAAGCCGGTCACGCCCAAGCAACTCGTCGCCGCGATTCACGTGGCAAGATCGAATGCAAACGACAAAGAGGCACTGCCTGTCCCGGTAAGCGCGCCGCGCACGCGGCGTCTCGCCGGACTCGAACTGCTCGTAGTCGAAGACAATGCGCTCAACCGGCAAGTCGCGGAAGGTTTGTTGCGCGCGGAAGGCGCCACCGTGACGCTTGCGGAAAGCGGACGTGAAGGCGTGAATGCCGTGCTCCACGGCAACGCGCGCTTCGACGCCGTTCTGATGGACGTGCAGATGCCCGACCTCGATGGACTCGAAGCCACTCGACTGATACGTGCGGATGGCCGCTTCGGCGCGTTGCCGATTATCGCGATGACGGCGAATGCATCGAATGCGGATCGCGACACCTGTCTCGCTGCGGGCATGAACGATCACGTCGGCAAGCCGATCGATGTCGAGCGGCTGGTGGCAGTGCTCAGTGCACGAGCCGTCGTGGAAGACGCGGCATCGAGTCATGCGGAAGACGATGACATCGTCGAGCCATCCGCGTCGCTGCTCGCGCGATTCGGCGGCAATCATGATCTGATTCGTAACGCGATTGATGGCTTTGGACCACAGACCGCCAAGCATTTGACGCGGCTTGTTGCACGGCTTGCCGCGCGCGATGTTCAGGGCGTGGCTTCGGTACTGCATACGCTTAAGGGTAGCGCGGGCACTGTTGGCGCATCGGCATTGGCGAAGCTCGCTGCGCGGCTCGAAAACGATCTCAAAGCCTCGGACGATACGGCGCGCGCGCTCGCCTCCATCGACGCACAACTCGCGCGCATGCAGCAGTTGCTTGCAACGAGCGTCGAGCGCCTCACGCAGGCATTCCCGCAAAGGCATGCAAGTACGCAAGAGAAGCCGCAAATACAGCCTCTTGCCGACGAAGACTGGCGCGCGCGCCTCAACGACATTGTTGCGTTGCTCGATTCATCGAATCTTCAAGCGATTGCAATGTCCGAGAGTTTGTGGCCGCAAGCGCCGGATGACCAGCGCGTTGCCTTCGAACAATTGCTTGCGCGTGTACGCGCTCTCGACTTTGAGCGCGCATCAAGACTTGCGCGCGACATGCTGGAGCAAAACTGA
- a CDS encoding RraA family protein, whose amino-acid sequence MNAPGWRQNESAAQASPEVLAALKSLAVSLLSDSMARSSGTIGLTPYHRPNTLAGTAVTVRTRPGDNLMIHRAFDFCRPGDVLVIDGGGELTQALMGDIMSSYAESIGIVGLVIDGAIRDVASLRSRDFPVYARGVTHRGPYKNGPGEINVPVTVGGMVVYPGDIIVGDEDGVLAFAQADAADVIERARQTEQKEAQALRSIAEGTFDRSWIAAQLERSMKG is encoded by the coding sequence ATGAACGCCCCCGGATGGCGGCAGAATGAATCTGCCGCGCAGGCAAGTCCCGAAGTGCTCGCGGCATTGAAGTCGCTTGCGGTATCGCTTCTCTCCGACAGCATGGCTCGCAGTTCGGGCACGATAGGGCTCACGCCTTATCATCGGCCAAACACGCTGGCGGGCACGGCTGTCACGGTGCGCACGCGGCCCGGCGACAATCTGATGATTCATCGCGCGTTCGACTTTTGCCGCCCCGGCGACGTCCTCGTGATCGACGGCGGCGGAGAACTCACGCAAGCGTTGATGGGCGACATCATGTCGAGCTATGCAGAGAGCATCGGCATTGTGGGCCTCGTCATCGACGGCGCGATCCGCGATGTCGCTTCATTGCGTTCGCGCGATTTTCCAGTGTATGCACGCGGCGTGACGCATCGTGGGCCTTATAAGAACGGACCCGGTGAGATCAACGTGCCGGTGACGGTGGGCGGCATGGTCGTGTATCCGGGCGATATCATCGTCGGCGATGAAGACGGCGTGCTCGCCTTCGCACAAGCCGATGCAGCCGATGTGATCGAGCGCGCGCGTCAGACCGAGCAGAAAGAAGCACAGGCTTTGCGATCCATCGCTGAAGGCACGTTCGACCGAAGCTGGATTGCCGCGCAACTCGAACGGTCGATGAAGGGCTGA
- a CDS encoding MFS transporter, translating to MIQPTNAAIATSDSPIAKATMAKVYRRLMPLLFAMMFFNYLDRINIGFAALDMNRALNFSPAVFGFAGSVFFVGYMLLEVPSNLLLHKVGARRWLARILITWGAVAAATAFVFNDTTFYTVRFLLGVMEAGFLPGVAVYLTKWFPERYRARAVGGYIIAGSFSAVLGGPISTTLMTYGNDILGLQGWQWMFICEGVPAILLGIITLRVMQERPADADWLTAEEKHWLEGTLETERAALGGSGHVSMWRVAADIRVWSLACLFGCALVGIYGLFLWLPQIVKSLGHLSNIEVGFLSAAPPLFGVLGTFLISRSSDRTGDRKKHLAFVYGMSAVAIAGSAYAPSPIIAYALLCVTGLFIYAGNPLFWSLAASFRTGAAGAATIALINTIAQFGGLVGPWSIGLVRNATGSFKFALVTIAAFLVVATIIALVMRVRPPEDEASTTPRRAQQTL from the coding sequence ATGATTCAGCCAACGAACGCAGCAATAGCCACGAGCGATTCCCCTATAGCGAAAGCGACCATGGCCAAGGTGTATCGCCGCCTGATGCCGTTGCTCTTCGCGATGATGTTCTTCAACTATCTCGACCGCATCAACATCGGCTTTGCAGCGCTCGATATGAATCGCGCGCTGAACTTCAGTCCAGCGGTTTTCGGCTTTGCGGGCAGCGTGTTCTTCGTCGGCTACATGCTGCTCGAAGTGCCAAGCAACTTGCTCCTGCATAAGGTCGGCGCGCGACGCTGGCTTGCACGTATTCTGATCACATGGGGCGCGGTCGCGGCGGCCACTGCGTTCGTCTTCAACGATACGACCTTCTACACCGTACGCTTTCTGCTCGGCGTGATGGAAGCAGGTTTTTTGCCGGGCGTCGCCGTGTATTTGACCAAGTGGTTCCCCGAACGTTATCGGGCGCGTGCAGTGGGCGGCTATATCATCGCAGGCTCGTTTTCAGCGGTGCTGGGTGGACCGATCTCAACGACGCTCATGACCTACGGCAACGACATTCTCGGTCTGCAAGGCTGGCAGTGGATGTTCATTTGCGAAGGCGTGCCCGCCATTCTTCTCGGCATCATCACGTTGCGCGTGATGCAGGAACGTCCCGCCGATGCCGACTGGCTCACCGCTGAAGAAAAGCACTGGCTCGAAGGCACGCTCGAAACGGAACGCGCGGCGCTTGGTGGCAGCGGTCATGTTTCGATGTGGCGTGTAGCCGCCGATATTCGCGTGTGGAGCCTTGCATGTCTCTTCGGCTGCGCGCTCGTTGGCATCTATGGACTCTTTCTTTGGCTGCCGCAAATCGTGAAGAGCCTCGGCCATCTGTCGAATATCGAAGTGGGCTTTCTTTCTGCTGCACCTCCGCTCTTCGGCGTGCTCGGCACCTTTCTCATCAGCCGCAGTTCTGACCGCACGGGCGACCGCAAGAAGCATCTGGCCTTCGTCTATGGCATGAGCGCCGTCGCTATTGCAGGAAGCGCTTACGCGCCCTCGCCGATCATTGCTTATGCGCTTCTGTGCGTGACTGGCCTCTTCATCTATGCGGGCAATCCGTTGTTCTGGAGTCTTGCTGCCTCGTTTCGCACGGGTGCGGCAGGCGCGGCGACCATTGCGCTCATCAATACCATCGCGCAGTTTGGCGGTCTCGTGGGACCGTGGAGCATCGGGCTCGTGCGCAACGCAACGGGCAGCTTCAAGTTCGCGCTCGTCACCATCGCCGCGTTTCTCGTGGTCGCGACGATCATCGCGCTCGTGATGCGTGTACGTCCGCCAGAAGACGAAGCCAGTACCACGCCTCGCCGCGCCCAACAAACGCTTTAA
- a CDS encoding diguanylate cyclase domain-containing protein — protein sequence MEELEQWLMHVHRRPKLVIADDQPVNIRVLYELFRDTCDVFMATSGAQAIQVAQNELPDLILLDVVMDDLDGHEVCRRLKSDPLTRDTPIIFITSQDHEDDEVKALELGAVDFITKPINPVITRARVRTHLTLKLQGDRLRASALLDGLTGVANRRKFDEDLLADWRHCARENSPLSLILLDVDYFKRFNDHYGHQAGDACLKTIAKTLGKSLRRPYDKLARYGGEEFACLLPNTNVDGAKLVAQKMLDAVRALAIANRLSDVDEHVTLSAGVAAVLPSRELLTSAVLIKAADDALYEAKRAGRARFALAPLE from the coding sequence ATGGAAGAGCTTGAGCAATGGCTCATGCATGTGCACCGTCGTCCCAAGCTTGTAATCGCGGACGATCAGCCCGTCAATATTCGCGTGCTGTATGAACTCTTTCGCGACACGTGCGACGTCTTCATGGCGACGAGCGGCGCGCAAGCTATTCAAGTCGCGCAAAACGAACTGCCCGATTTGATTCTGCTCGATGTCGTGATGGACGATCTCGACGGACACGAAGTATGCCGCCGCCTCAAGTCCGATCCGTTGACGCGCGACACACCCATTATCTTTATCACCTCGCAGGATCACGAAGACGACGAAGTCAAAGCGCTCGAACTCGGCGCCGTTGATTTCATCACTAAGCCGATCAATCCTGTCATCACGCGAGCACGCGTGCGCACGCATCTGACGCTCAAGCTGCAAGGCGACCGCTTGCGCGCAAGCGCCCTGCTGGACGGTCTTACCGGTGTCGCTAATCGACGCAAGTTCGATGAAGACTTGCTTGCGGACTGGCGGCATTGCGCACGTGAGAATTCTCCGCTTTCGTTGATCCTGTTGGATGTGGATTACTTCAAGCGCTTCAACGATCACTACGGCCATCAGGCCGGCGATGCTTGTTTAAAGACGATTGCCAAGACTTTGGGGAAGAGTCTGCGCAGGCCCTATGACAAGCTTGCGCGCTATGGCGGCGAAGAGTTCGCGTGCCTCTTGCCCAATACGAATGTCGATGGTGCCAAACTGGTCGCGCAGAAGATGCTGGACGCCGTGCGTGCGTTGGCCATTGCGAATCGCCTTTCGGACGTCGATGAGCATGTGACTTTGTCGGCGGGTGTGGCCGCGGTTTTGCCATCGCGCGAACTGCTGACCTCCGCTGTGCTCATCAAGGCCGCAGACGACGCTCTTTACGAAGCGAAGCGCGCCGGACGTGCGCGCTTCGCTCTTGCACCTTTAGAATAA
- a CDS encoding two-component system response regulator: protein MDQLSTLASSRQPRLLFVEDDPAMIRIVGEMLAEFPDQRFAMTGEAALTLARQSIPDLILLDANLPNMTGFDVCEVLKRDPKLAHVPVIFVTSHDAPALEVDAFRMGAADYVIKPLVAARLQARVRAQLRLRRRVTEARTQTVSADTTPQVQRKAANIYVVGILADDTADAHRDALEAIGALDIVADCESALVLASRHAPAAIVLDSRCCENGIDETLSQLEASYPHVPIVVLVEACDVAIEQRTLDSGAADVIAKPAKPAVLQARVLNALTAARKVEEEINALRESPGGASVHSFPAASREGRDA from the coding sequence ATGGATCAGCTCAGCACCCTTGCATCCTCTCGCCAGCCGCGTTTGCTGTTCGTCGAGGACGATCCGGCCATGATTCGCATCGTGGGCGAAATGCTTGCGGAATTTCCTGATCAGCGCTTTGCCATGACAGGCGAAGCGGCCTTGACGCTCGCTCGCCAATCGATCCCCGACCTGATTTTGCTCGACGCCAATCTGCCAAACATGACGGGCTTCGACGTTTGCGAGGTTCTTAAGCGCGACCCTAAGCTTGCACACGTGCCCGTCATCTTCGTGACGAGTCATGACGCGCCCGCGTTAGAGGTCGATGCTTTTCGCATGGGCGCGGCCGACTACGTTATCAAGCCGCTGGTTGCTGCACGCCTGCAGGCACGTGTGCGTGCTCAACTGCGCTTGCGCCGCCGAGTCACGGAAGCACGGACGCAAACTGTGAGCGCAGACACAACGCCGCAGGTTCAACGCAAGGCAGCGAACATCTATGTCGTGGGCATTCTTGCGGACGATACAGCCGACGCGCATCGCGACGCGCTCGAAGCGATCGGCGCGCTGGATATCGTGGCCGATTGCGAATCCGCGCTGGTTCTTGCAAGCCGCCATGCGCCCGCCGCGATCGTGCTCGATTCACGTTGCTGCGAAAATGGTATCGACGAAACTTTGAGCCAATTGGAAGCCTCATATCCGCATGTGCCGATAGTCGTACTCGTCGAAGCATGCGATGTCGCAATCGAGCAGCGCACGCTGGATAGCGGTGCGGCGGATGTCATCGCCAAGCCGGCAAAGCCCGCAGTATTGCAGGCTCGCGTGCTCAACGCATTGACGGCGGCGCGCAAAGTCGAAGAGGAAATCAATGCACTTCGTGAATCGCCGGGCGGCGCGAGCGTGCATTCGTTTCCAGCGGCTTCGCGCGAAGGCCGTGATGCGTGA